The following is a genomic window from Tautonia marina.
GGGGACCCCGTCCCCCGACCGGAACGTGACGACCGGGCAGAAGCCGCTTGTGCGCGGTCCCTCGATCGCCCGTCTCGCCTCGTCCGCCGATCGCCCCCTCACCCGGCTTTCGGCCACCCTCTCCCCCGATTGCGGGGGAGAAGGTTGAGATGGCTCTTGCTCCCTCTCCCCCGCCCACGAGGGAGAGGGCCGGGGTGAGGGGGCTTCGCCCGGCCTGGCCCGTGAGAACCGTGCTCAAACGTGCGTACCGCTTCCTGTCTCAAACGAGGCATTGCTCCTTTTTCTGGGTGGCCCCGGTTGCTCGCCAACCGGGGTCGCGCAGCGACGAGAGGTTTTTGTGCGGCCCCCGTGGCCTCGTGCGGCATCGCCGCCCCGGTTGGCGAGCAACCGGGGCCACCCACAACGCACCATTTGAGACGGGAAGCAGCTGTCGGGTCCACTGTGCGGACCATCGGGTTCGGGCCTGGTCCGCACCGCAGCCCCGACGCAGACCAAAGGGGAAGGAGACTCCGTCCCCTGGCCCGATCTGGAGCGAACTCCCTCTCGCCCTCCTTGCCAAACAACCCGCGTTTCCCCTGATCCCGCACCCCCGCCCCGAGGCTTCCGCGATCCCATGAGTACCGACGGCCGGCGCACCATTCGAGTCGGGCACAGCCCCGACTCCGACGATGCCTTCATGTTCTATGCCCTGGCTCACGACAAGTTCGACACGGGCGACCTGCACTTCGTCCACCAGCTCGAAGACATCGAGACCCTGAACCGACGCGCCCTCAACGGCGAGCTGGAAGTCTCGGCCGTCAGCATCCACGCCTACGCCCACCTGGCCGACACCTACGCCCTGCTCGCCTCCGGCTCCAGCATGGGCGACCGCTACGGCCCGAAGCTCATCGCCCGCGAGCCGATGACCCTCGACGACCTCCGCGCCCGCAAGCCCACCATCGCCGTGCCCGGCACCCTGACGACCGCCTACCTCACCCTCCAGCTCTGCCTGGGCAAGGACGTGCCGGTCACGGTCGTCCCCTTCGACCAGATCATCCCGACCGTCCTCGAAGGCAAGGCCGACGTCGGCCTGATCATCCACGAAGGGCAGCTCTACTACCCCGACCAGGGCCTGCACCAGATCGTCGACCTGGGCGAGTGGTGGTTCCAGGAGACCGGCCTGCCGCTCCCCCTCGGCGGCAACGTCGTCCGCCGCGACCTCGGCCAGGAGACCGTCGAGCGCATCGCCCGGCTGCTCAAGCAGAGCATCCAGTACGCCCTCGACCATCGCCAGGAGGCGCTCGACTACGCCCTGACCTACGCCCGCGGGCTCGACCCGAACCTCGCCGACCGCTTCGTCGGCATGTACGTCAACGAGTGGACCGTCGACTACGGCGACCGCGGCCGCGAGGCCGTCCGCACCCTCCTCAAGCGTGCCGAGGCCGCCCAGCTCCTCCCCGGCCCCGTTGACGTCCAGTTCGTCGGCTGACGCGACGCCTTGCCACTGAGGTCATCTTTCCTTGATCTCAGTTTCTGCTTCGACCGCCTTCTGTCCGTCCGCTGGGGTCAGGATGACCCCAGCCGGTTGCCGATGAGGGAAGAGTGTGATCCGATGAGCAAATCGACGGGCCTTGCGGATCGAGATCGATGAAGCGTGGTTCCGCGACTCACGATCCACCTCCGCCAGTAACGGCCCTCGGTCCATCGTCCCCCGTCCGGCTCGTTGCACCCGATTCGCTCACATAGCGGACCGCATGGAGACGAAGGGTAGGCGATCCAGGAGCATTCGTTCCCACCTTGATGATGCCATCGATGGCCTTGGCGCGAGCATCTTCGTCGAGCCAAGCCGAGACCTCGCGCGTCGAACTTACCACGGCGACCACGCCATCCGGGACGTCGAGTATTTCCGTAAGTTCGACTGTGTGGTCATCACAACGCAGGAACGCTCGGGCAGGCCGCGGACCCAGAATCATCCGAGAGGGGCTCGTCGAGAGAAACGGCCGACGTTCCCACAAGAGGGCGACCTCGTCCAAGACGATCTTGGTCCCGCCTTTGCTCAGGGAAATTCGATCTTTGAACGTTCCCAATGACTTGTCGGTCAAGGTCAATCGATAGGAAGCATCCTCATAGACCAGTCCCTCGCCATAAGCAAGACGCCCCGATTTCGAACCGAGAGGCGTGACAGCGAACCGCTCCGGGAAATCGATGTCGGTCAAGCTCGCAGGCTCGCTCCTTTGATGGATAGAGCGATGCGTCCCTTCGAATGACCACTCGGCATCCTCGCCAAGGGTCCCATTCGCGGCAGAGGTCGGGGAGAGTTTGTTTCGCGGGAACGCCATGATCGAAGCCGAGGCGAGGACGGTTCCGAGATTCGTCTCCGCCTTCAGTTGGAAACGCTCCGGCTCATAGTTACCCTTCGCCGTGAATGTCATCCCCAACCCCAGTTGTGCTCCGGGGGCGATGACCGCAGGTAAGGCCGATTTGTCGATGTCGCGGCACGAACACCCGCCATCCACATCGAAAAGAGTCAGATCGTCCACGCCCTCGTTGCTCAGCAGGAGCGTGGCCGCGAACGAATCATCTCGACCTTCATAAAGTACATATGGCTCCTCGAAACGCGCCACTACGCGAGGGCGTGCGCCGATCTCGGCCTCGTCAACGCCCGAGCATCCGAGCAGGCCGGACTGGATGACGAGCAGGGACATCAGCCCCGCCGAGCGTCGCCTGAGGGCGTAGAGGGAAGCGCCGATCCCGGCCGCGATGATGAGCCCGGAGGCCACGACGATCCTCGATCGATGGGATGTCCCCCCCTTGTGCATGTTCAACTCGTCGTGGTCGATGTTCGGCAGCGGATCGGAGGAGGGCGTGGTGAGGCGTCCACCGGCGAGCTTCGAGAGCTTCTCCAGGGTGATGTTCTCCCTGGAGGCCATCAACTTCGCGGACATCGGCCCCCCCGGCGTCGTGACGATGTTCAAGGGCTGCTCGGAGAAGCTCAGGACATCTGACGAGAGGTCTTCACATTCGAACTCGAAGACCACGGCCGCGATCTCCGCGTCCGAGACCACCTCGACTCCTGCGTCAAACTCCGGGTAGCTCCCCTGGAAATTGTCGATCTCGACTTGCGATTCCACCCATGCGGCGGGGACGACGCCTCCTCCCGGGCAGCGATGTGTCCTGAGGACGAAATGCTCGCGTATTTTCGCCGAATCGTCGGTTTCGGAATACTTGGTGAACCGGGCATAGACCGGGATGAAATTCCATTCATGGTCGTAGTAAATATCCAATCGTTTCCAGCCGGCCGCCGCCCCGGTGCGGCCAGTCACGTAGGACTCGACCGACACCGACCGCCGCCCGATCCGCATCTCCGCGACTTCGGGGATCACGTCGGCGAAAACCTCCCCTATCAGTTCGGGGAATTTCATCATGAAGAGATGAAAAGGGCTTTTTGCCCCGTAATAGACGGCGTCGAAGACGCCGTCCCCCCTCGCGTCGATGACGCCGGTATCGTCCAGTCGTTGGGCCAACTTCATGCCGTCGTACAGCACCTCGAGCCCCTCCTCGCCGCCGTCCTGGCGGCCCTCGATGCCGCCGAATTGCACCGGGAATCGATACTTCTCCTCGGCCCCGTTGCACGCCCAATCGCCCTCCGTCGCCGGCCATCGCGACGAGTCGAACCGGAGGCTC
Proteins encoded in this region:
- a CDS encoding menaquinone biosynthesis family protein, producing MSTDGRRTIRVGHSPDSDDAFMFYALAHDKFDTGDLHFVHQLEDIETLNRRALNGELEVSAVSIHAYAHLADTYALLASGSSMGDRYGPKLIAREPMTLDDLRARKPTIAVPGTLTTAYLTLQLCLGKDVPVTVVPFDQIIPTVLEGKADVGLIIHEGQLYYPDQGLHQIVDLGEWWFQETGLPLPLGGNVVRRDLGQETVERIARLLKQSIQYALDHRQEALDYALTYARGLDPNLADRFVGMYVNEWTVDYGDRGREAVRTLLKRAEAAQLLPGPVDVQFVG